The Streptomyces albofaciens JCM 4342 genome has a segment encoding these proteins:
- a CDS encoding FAD-dependent oxidoreductase, with protein MAERLVVIGGDATGMSAASQARRLRKPADLEIVAFERGHFTSYSACGIPYWVGGSVDGPDDLIARSPEKHRERDIDVRMRTEVTELDLDRGRVRTRDLAGGGTESWTGYDKLVIATGARPLRPPLPGIDAPGVHGVQTLDDGQALLDTLRATEGTRAVVVGAGYIGVEMAEALVTRGYDVTVLDRGEQPMSTLDPDMGSLVHEAMCGMGIETVRGAVVTDVRTDDSGRACAVTTEDGGEYPADVVVLGLGVRPETSLAERAGLPLGDTGGLLTDLSMRVRGHENVWAGGDCVEVLDLVLGRTRHIALGTHANKHGQIIGSNVAGDYATFPGVVGTAVSKVCDLEIARTGLLEEQATSVGLKYVTVTIESTSRAGYYPGARPMRVKMMAERRTGRLLGVQIVGREGAGKRVDVAAVALTARMTVEQLTALDLGYAPPFSPVWDPVLVAARKAAAAVRAAGG; from the coding sequence ATGGCGGAGCGACTGGTGGTCATCGGCGGCGACGCGACGGGCATGTCCGCCGCGTCCCAGGCCCGGCGGCTGCGCAAGCCGGCGGACCTGGAGATCGTCGCGTTCGAGCGCGGCCACTTCACCTCCTACTCCGCCTGCGGCATCCCGTACTGGGTCGGCGGCTCGGTGGACGGCCCGGACGACCTGATCGCCCGGTCGCCGGAGAAGCACCGCGAGCGCGACATCGACGTACGGATGCGCACCGAGGTCACCGAGCTGGACCTGGACCGCGGCCGGGTCCGCACCCGCGACCTGGCCGGCGGCGGCACCGAGTCCTGGACCGGCTACGACAAGCTGGTGATCGCCACCGGCGCGCGGCCGCTGCGCCCGCCGCTGCCGGGCATCGACGCGCCCGGCGTGCACGGCGTGCAGACGCTGGACGACGGGCAGGCGCTGCTGGACACCCTCCGGGCCACCGAGGGCACCAGGGCGGTCGTGGTGGGCGCCGGTTACATCGGCGTCGAGATGGCCGAGGCGCTGGTCACCCGTGGTTACGACGTGACGGTCCTGGACCGCGGCGAGCAGCCGATGTCCACCCTCGACCCCGACATGGGGTCGCTCGTCCACGAGGCGATGTGCGGGATGGGCATCGAGACGGTGCGCGGCGCGGTCGTCACCGACGTCCGCACCGACGACTCCGGGCGGGCCTGCGCGGTGACCACCGAGGACGGCGGCGAGTATCCGGCCGACGTGGTCGTGCTGGGCCTGGGCGTACGGCCCGAGACCTCCCTCGCCGAGCGGGCCGGCCTGCCGCTCGGCGACACGGGCGGGCTGCTCACCGACCTGTCGATGCGGGTGCGCGGCCACGAGAACGTATGGGCCGGCGGGGACTGTGTGGAGGTGCTCGACCTGGTCCTGGGCCGGACCCGGCACATCGCGCTGGGCACCCACGCCAACAAGCACGGCCAGATCATCGGCTCGAACGTGGCCGGCGACTACGCGACCTTCCCCGGCGTCGTCGGCACCGCCGTCTCCAAGGTCTGCGACCTGGAGATCGCCCGCACCGGCCTCCTGGAGGAGCAGGCGACATCGGTCGGCCTGAAGTACGTGACCGTCACGATCGAGTCGACCAGCCGCGCCGGCTACTACCCGGGCGCCCGCCCGATGCGCGTGAAGATGATGGCCGAGCGGCGCACCGGGCGCCTCCTCGGCGTCCAGATCGTCGGCCGGGAAGGCGCCGGCAAGCGCGTGGACGTGGCGGCGGTGGCGCTCACGGCGCGGATGACGGTCGAGCAGCTGACCGCCCTCGACCTGGGTTACGCGCCGCCGTTCTCGCCCGTGTGGGACCCGGTCCTGGTCGCGGCCCGCAAGGCGGCGGCCGCGGTGCGGGCGGCGGGCGGCTGA